Proteins from a single region of Stigmatella erecta:
- a CDS encoding Ig-like domain-containing protein, with amino-acid sequence MHRRLLSLVSFVVLAGSLGFGCGGEDDPTPPAENKSPTLTGPTAQSTQVSSGAAVTLSVTASDPEGDTLTHAWEQTSPASPVGTFSSTTASNPTWTAPTVTASTAFTLRVTVSDGNGGSVQGTVTVTVAPVVPENLPPEVATTITAPSTLKAGTTGDLSITATDPEGDTLTYTWTQKAPAQQGTFVGGTTGTSAKWFSPQVGTETSFTFEVSVSDGKAAPVVRTVNVPVTVPAYSDVQNVWSANTLCTGCHGSSGGLSLAAGSSYAALVNVDNRNAACNTLKRVLPNDPDNSALIRKLEGTTCGNRMPRGANSAHFDNNPGQLILIRSWILGGALNN; translated from the coding sequence ATGCATCGTCGTTTGTTGTCACTTGTCTCATTTGTCGTTCTGGCCGGTTCGCTGGGGTTTGGCTGCGGTGGGGAAGACGATCCCACCCCTCCCGCTGAGAACAAGAGCCCCACCCTCACCGGCCCCACGGCTCAGTCCACCCAGGTCTCCTCCGGCGCGGCCGTGACGCTGTCGGTGACCGCCTCGGATCCAGAGGGGGACACGCTCACCCATGCGTGGGAGCAGACGTCGCCTGCCTCTCCCGTGGGCACTTTCAGCAGCACCACCGCCTCCAACCCCACCTGGACGGCGCCCACGGTGACCGCCAGCACCGCCTTCACGCTGCGCGTCACCGTCTCGGATGGAAACGGCGGCAGCGTGCAGGGCACCGTCACCGTCACCGTGGCTCCGGTGGTCCCGGAGAACCTGCCGCCCGAGGTGGCCACCACCATCACCGCGCCCTCGACGCTGAAGGCGGGCACGACGGGAGACCTCTCCATCACCGCGACCGATCCGGAGGGTGACACGCTCACCTATACCTGGACGCAGAAGGCCCCCGCCCAGCAGGGCACCTTCGTGGGCGGCACCACGGGCACGAGCGCGAAGTGGTTCTCTCCGCAAGTGGGAACGGAGACGTCCTTCACTTTCGAGGTGTCCGTCTCCGACGGCAAGGCCGCCCCCGTGGTCCGCACCGTGAACGTGCCTGTGACCGTGCCGGCATACAGTGACGTGCAGAATGTGTGGAGCGCCAATACCCTCTGCACCGGATGTCACGGGAGCTCCGGCGGACTGAGCCTCGCGGCGGGCAGCAGCTACGCCGCCCTGGTCAATGTCGACAATCGAAACGCGGCCTGCAACACGCTCAAGCGGGTGCTGCCCAATGATCCGGATAATTCGGCGCTGATCCGCAAGCTGGAAGGCACCACCTGCGGCAACCGCATGCCGCGCGGCGCCAACTCCGCTCACTTCGATAACAACCCGGGCCAGCTGATCCTCATCCGCTCGTGGATTCTCGGCGGCGCTCTCAACAACTGA